The stretch of DNA TGGAGCCATGCAAGGGCGAAATGGTCAATCGCAATGAAGACTTCGCCGGGAGCTGCACCGATTATGCGCAGCAACAGCTTCAGATCCTGTTACAAAGCCCGAAGGTCGTGTTTTGCCGTGCCTTCGTGAGCGAGCAAGGTTCGCCCGTCCAGAACGCCACCTGCTACGGCTACTATAATTTCCCCGGTAGCCTCGACTCCGTCGATATGTTCGAGGAGCAGCTTTTGTCGCTCGGCGCGCTCCGCCTCGCAAAAAAGCCAGATGGGACTCCCGTTCGTCCGGATCTCTCCAAAGCTGAGGAGATTGGCCAGAAGGGGTCATTCGGAATGTGGGCCGATCCGAGGGTGAAGGGTCAATGAGAAGGTCTCTTTCCATTCTGTTGGCTCTCTTGCCGACATCCGTATCCGCAGCGCCCGCAGGCTATTTCGATCTTCTTCCTGGCGTCACCCTGGAAACTGGCGACACGTGGGTTTCCAATGGTGAAAGATTCCGCCTCTATGGCATCCAGTCCTGTTTGCGCGGCACGGCCTATACGGACAAGCACGGGCAGAAACGCGACTGCGGCGAGGCGTCCCTTGCTGTGCTGGCGGCCTATATCAAAGACACCAAACCCGTTTGCGCCCCTGTGGTGAAGAAAGACGGTATCGCTTACGTCGTCTGCTACGCCACAGTTGGGAAGGAGCGGCTTGATCTGGCAAACGTCCTGATCACGAGCGGATACGCTTTCGCGGCCCTCAGCGGTGAGGGCATGCCCTATCACGTCCCCTATGCCGTGGCTGAGAAACTTGCGCGCGATAAGCGTGCCGGCCTCTGGCAGTTCGAAGACGTCCAGCATCCGGCCATTCTCTTGAGCCGCGAGGTGAATGCGCGCACCGAGAAGGCAGATCAATGAAGCGATACCTACTTGCAGCCGCCGCGCTCGCTACGATCCCCCACGCAGCGATAGGCGCGGATTTCATCAAGACTCCGGCCGCGGCGGCTCGGCCACCGCAGAGATTGAGCGTAGCTCAGATCTACCAAAATCCGGTCTACAAAGGCCGAGTCGCCGTCATGGACGGCCGCACCCTGTGGTATCCGCAATATGCGCAACGCGTTCGCCTCGTCGAGATCGACGCGTGCGAGCTGCCACAGTGGGCGATAGATCCCAAGTGGGTGGATCGCGAGCGGCAAAAGGCGCCTTCACCAGTTCCGTGCGGCCCACTTGCAAAGGCTTGGCTCAAGAGGACGATAGGCAGCAAGCCGGTCGAATGTACC from Ensifer adhaerens encodes:
- a CDS encoding thermonuclease family protein — encoded protein: MRRSLSILLALLPTSVSAAPAGYFDLLPGVTLETGDTWVSNGERFRLYGIQSCLRGTAYTDKHGQKRDCGEASLAVLAAYIKDTKPVCAPVVKKDGIAYVVCYATVGKERLDLANVLITSGYAFAALSGEGMPYHVPYAVAEKLARDKRAGLWQFEDVQHPAILLSREVNARTEKADQ
- a CDS encoding thermonuclease family protein codes for the protein MKRYLLAAAALATIPHAAIGADFIKTPAAAARPPQRLSVAQIYQNPVYKGRVAVMDGRTLWYPQYAQRVRLVEIDACELPQWAIDPKWVDRERQKAPSPVPCGPLAKAWLKRTIGSKPVECTVVAYGGDGIPLARCTSGGRDIAVEMLRVGWARVASPNSYNGQYLVYQQHAMAARYGMWATYVLDMNEWRRKAVDKTLGRQPIADLNLLVERESEISPPFVDARKKPKRTDR